The following is a genomic window from Armatimonadota bacterium.
AGGAGTAGCGGAGTTTCATTCTCAGGTCTTTGGTTAGCGTACCAGGCTAGCGCTCCAGTTGCCAGCAGACAGCCCGGCACGCACACAACGATAGCCCGGGACACAGCGAACACCCGCACGCGTGCGGCGAACGAGAGCGCGGTCAGGCATGCCGCCGTCAGCCAGAGAAACAGTAGTGTTGTAAGCACAACGTGGCCCATGCCTCGCGCTGCCTGTGAGTTTAGAGTTGCAGGCGGTCAGTGAAGGTGAACCAAGGAGAGAGTAAAAGCAGCCTGCTTTCCGCTATCCTCGGCCCGGTGTCCGCACCTGCTCCGCCTCCAACTGCAAAATGCCTTCCGGCGAGCGATCACAGAAATGCTCCGCGATTCTCTTGATCGGACGAGTAGTGTCGGTCCTCAGCAAACGTGGGACAAATCAGGGGGTGAATTAAGGTACACTCTTGGTGTCGCTGCTCTTGCATCTTGTTTCGTCCGCGCGAGCCGTCGGGAGCGCTCGCGCCGTGCCACATAAGGTCCGTACCTGAAGAGGTCTTCTCCGCGCCAGCATCGCTTCCCTGCGGGCGGAGGAGAATCGGGCGGGAGAAGCGGCGGATGGTGATGGTCGGCGACGTTCCCCGCAGAGGCAAGTCCAAAGGTGTCTCATTGCGATTTGACAGGGGCGCTGTGGCCGAAGTTCACTCAGTTGCCTCAGAGTCAACCGGCAGGTCGCCATGAGTGAAGGTCAGGAAAGGAGCGGAGTGCCCGGCGGTGAGGGGCCGGAGTCTTCTGATGAGCTGGGCCGCATCAGCATTGGGCCACCGATTGTTCAGAATCTCCCAGTAGGCCACATAGTTGACCCCGGCCAACCGACTGGTGTCGCCTCCCTGGACATAGGGGAAACGCTGTGGCTCGCGGACGAACGGGCCCAGCCACTCGTAAGCCATTCGCAAAGAGCGCCCCCGGGGCGATTGGTAGTCGTACAGGTCCACTCCGTTGACTCGGGCGATTTCCGCAGCGATGGTTTGCGGCATGAGCGAGAAGTGGGAGTACCAGATGCCGTGGTCGCCTTCCCGGCCTGGGCTGCCCCGGTTGACCTCGTGGACTAGATGGCCGTCATCCGCGATCTGGGAATCGATCAATTGCTTCCAGCGCTCGACCCCTTTCTCAAACAACGGCAGGTCATCCAGAGAGGCTGCGCAGGAAAGGTGCAGGAGAAGCCCCCAGTTGCCCCAGTTGTTGGCTCTCGCCATCGTATTCATCGGGAGTGCCTTCTCACGGATGTACTTCCGAAAGACGTCTTGCTGAGGCCCCAACCAGCTCGGGGAGCGCCGGAGAAGATCCGCGGCGAAGATGAAGGCAGGGAAGTGATAGCTGAAGCACAGGCAGGAATCGGCCTCCGTACTGAATTCCTGCGTCTCAGTTGCCCAGGCATTCAGCAAGCGCACCGCAGCCGCAGCGTATTTCTCACCTGCCGTGATGCGGTAAGCCAGAGCAAGTGCGTAGGCGGCGTTGGCGTCGTCGCGCAAGGGGTTCTTCGCCCGATTGTGACCCTCTGAATTGACATAGGCCCCGGGAACATACCACTGCCTCGGGGCTTGGGGCTCGCGGCCGAGCGCGACTTCGGCGGCTTTCAACGCCTCGACCCACGCCGAGCACGTAGGCTCCGTCCTGCTATTGACCCTTCTTCTGAGAGTTTCAATCCTCTGGTGCGTAATAAAGACTCCCTTGGCGTGCAGCGAGTTGAAGAAGCTCCCGCCGAGCAAGCAAGAACACACGAGGAACAAGGCGAGGACTGGCACCCAATCGTACATGCTGTCCGCTCTCCACACTCATGAGAGTAACCGGTAGGCTTTTCGCCGGGCCTAGACGGGTTCCCTCGTAGGCAATTTGGCGGGCGCGCGCTGAAGGCCTCAACGGTTGTCGTTGTCAACAGATTCGGCCCCGGCAGCCGCCACGATCCGAAGTAGGGGTAATCACGCCCCATACGAGGAGTGGCGGTCAGCAGCAACACGTGCGGACAACTCCACGTTGTCGCTCCTCAGACAGCATGAAAGGAGAAAGGCGTCCAGGCTTTCCGGCGGCAGAGTGCTGCAGGCCTCCAGCGATCGTTCATGCAAGCGAATGCCGCGCCACAACCCTCCCCATCAGCAGCGCTTTTCTTTGCGCCAGCATCGCTTCCCCGTGGGCGGAGGAGATATCGGGCGGGAGGAGCCGGATAAGGCTGGGGGTGACTGTATCGGATGCAAGCCCAGATGCGTCTCAGTGCGGTTTGACAGGGACATCGTGGACGATCTCAAGCTCGACCGTTGTGCCCGGTTCTATGGACACTGGTTTCGCGTTGGGATCGCGGTCCTCGTGAAGTAGCATGAAGTTCGTACCGACCAGATACCTGCCTGGCGGCACCTCGGCGAAGTCAAAGCTGCCGTCTTCTTCGCATCTAGCGGAACCGCCCCATGTGCCGATTAGTAGCTCACCGACCGGACGAACGTGAACGTGCAGCTCGCCGGGTGGAACATCCCCGTACTTGTCAACCACCTTTCCG
Proteins encoded in this region:
- a CDS encoding alginate lyase family protein, which gives rise to MYDWVPVLALFLVCSCLLGGSFFNSLHAKGVFITHQRIETLRRRVNSRTEPTCSAWVEALKAAEVALGREPQAPRQWYVPGAYVNSEGHNRAKNPLRDDANAAYALALAYRITAGEKYAAAAVRLLNAWATETQEFSTEADSCLCFSYHFPAFIFAADLLRRSPSWLGPQQDVFRKYIREKALPMNTMARANNWGNWGLLLHLSCAASLDDLPLFEKGVERWKQLIDSQIADDGHLVHEVNRGSPGREGDHGIWYSHFSLMPQTIAAEIARVNGVDLYDYQSPRGRSLRMAYEWLGPFVREPQRFPYVQGGDTSRLAGVNYVAYWEILNNRWPNADAAQLIRRLRPLTAGHSAPFLTFTHGDLPVDSEATE